Proteins from one Panicum virgatum strain AP13 chromosome 7K, P.virgatum_v5, whole genome shotgun sequence genomic window:
- the LOC120640886 gene encoding cytochrome P450 77A2-like, with translation MDRPGRAKRAQHVGVARVWSVTESYAGDRPWMPAPNHIFHLPFTPPRATGALYLASGRHWLLQPTRAVLDRRPPRRGLAHLFIPTSVSMQQPTSRATTAAGQLLHAAAMEEAASLLSVLQLAFTAAVATAALAVAVAAARYNRRYRGLRLPPGPPGWPVVGNLLQVAFSGKLFIHHIRDLRREYGPILTLRMGERTLVIISSAELAHEALVEKGQEFASRPRENTTRNIFSSNKFTVNSAVYGPEWRSLRRNMVSGMLSTSRLREFRPARARAMDRFVARMRAEAAASPDGASVWVLRNARFAVFCILLDMTFGLLDLPEEHIVRIDAVMKRVLLAVGVRMDDYLPFLRPFFWRHQRRALAVRREQVDTLLPLIDRRRSILRGAASSPPDPTVAAPFSYLDSLLDLRVEGRGGAAPTDDELVTLCAELINGGTDTTATAIEWGMARIVDNPAIQARLHEEIARQVGGARPVDDRDTEAMPYLQAFVKELLRKHPPTYFSLTHAAARPGCKLAGYDVPADANLDIFLPAISEDPKLWERPAEFDPERFLSGGEAADMTGSAGIRMIPFGAGRRICPGLAMGTTHIALMVARMVQAFEWRAHPSQPPPDFKDKVEFTVVMDRPLLAAVRPRSLSF, from the coding sequence ATGGACCGGCCGGGCCGCGCCAAAAGGGCGCAGCACGTCGGAGTAGCTAGAGTCTGGTCGGTGACGGAGAGCTACGCCGGCGATCGCCCTTGGATGCCCGCCCCCAACCACATTTTCCACCTCCCATTTACTCCGCCCCGCGCCACCGGAGCGCTATATCTAGCTAGTGGGCGGCACTGGCTTCTCCAACCAACTCGGGCAGTGCTCGATCGTCGACCACCTCGTCGGGGCCTCGCGCATTTATTTATCCCCACGTCCGTGTCCATGCAACAGCCGACgagccgcgccaccaccgccgccggccagcttCTTCACGCCGCCGCGATGGAGGAAGCGGCCTCGTTGCTCTCCGTCCTGCAGCTCGCCttcacggcggcggtggcgactgCCGCgctggccgtcgccgtcgccgccgcgaggtACAACCGGCGGTACCGGGGCCTCAGGCTGCCCCCCGGCCCCCCCGGGTGGCCCGTCGTCGGCAACCTCCTCCAGGTGGCCTTCTCTGGCAAGCTCTTCATCCACCACATCCGCGACCTCCGGCGGGAGTACGGGCCCATCCTGACGCTGCGCATGGGGGAGCGCACGCTGGTGATCATCAGCAGCGCGGAGCTGGCGCACGAGGCGCTGGTCGAGAAGGGCCAGGAGTTCGCGAGCCGGCCCCGGGAGAACACGACGCGCAACATCTTCTCCTCCAACAAGTTCACCGTCAACTCGGCGGTGTACGGGCCCGAGTGGCGGTCGCTGCGGCGGAACATGGTGTCCGGGATGCTGAGCACGTCGCGGCTCCGGGAGTTCCGGCCCGCGCGGGCGCGCGCCATGGACCGGTTCGTGGCGCGGATGcgcgccgaggccgcggcgTCCCCCGACGGCGCGTCCGTGTGGGTGCTCCGGAACGCGCGCTTCGCGGTGTTCTGCATCCTGTTGGACATGACCTTCGGCCTGCTGGACCTCCCCGAGGAGCACATCGTGCGCATCGACGCCGTCATGAAGCGCGtgctgctcgccgtcggcgtGCGCATGGACGACTACCTCCCGTTCCTCCGCCCCTTCTTCTGGCGGCACCagcgccgcgccctcgccgtccGCCGCGAGCAGGTGGACACCCTGCTCCCGCTCATCGACAGGCGCCGCTCCATCCTCCGCGGCGCGGCGTCGTCCCCGCCGGACCCCACCGTCGCCGCGCCCTTCTCGTACCTCGACTCCCTGCTCGACCTCCGCGtcgagggccgcggcggcgccgcgcccaCCGACGACGAGCTGGTCACGCTCTGCGCGGAGCTCATCAACGGCGGGACCGACACCACGGCCACCGCGATCGAGTGGGGCATGGCGCGCATCGTGGACAACCCGGCCATCCAGGCCCGGCTCCACGAGGAGATCGCGCGGCAggtcggcggcgcgcggcccgtCGACGACAGGGACACGGAGGCCATGCCGTACCTGCAGGCCTTCGTGAAGGAGCTCCTCCGGAAGCACCCGCCGACCTACTTCTCGCtgacccacgccgccgcccggcccgggTGCAAGCTCGCCGGGTACGACGTCCCCGCGGACGCGAACCTGGACATCTTCCTGCCGGCCATCTCCGAGGACCCCAAGCTGTGGGAGCGGCCGGCGGAGTTCGACCCGGAGCGGTTCCtgtccggcggcgaggcggcggacaTGACGGGGTCGGCGGGGATCCGGATGATCCCGttcggcgcggggcggaggatCTGCCCCGGGCTGGCCATGGGCACCACGCACATCGCGCTGATGGTGGCGCGGATGGTGCAGGCGTTCGAGTGGCGCGCGCACccgtcgcagccgccgccggacttcAAGGACAAGGTGGAGTTCACGGTGGTGATGGACcgcccgctgctcgccgccgtcagGCCCCGGAGCCTCTCCTTCTGA